The window GCATCTGCAGTCTGGCAGGGATTTGAGCAGAAGGGTTTCTGCAGCGCCACATTTGGTGTCAGACCTGGCACCAGGCAGATGGTGTGCTGGCCTCCATTGCCTGGAGGATTTATAGCAGcaaccaacttttttttcctcctccacagCAAATACATTCTCAGACCAACTTAAAACCAGGTTGCAGtagctcttttctttctctcctttgcaCCCACATCCAGCTCACCCAAATGGTGGGTGAAGTTCAGGCAGACAAATCAGCTTATTTCAAGTCAAGGAGGGAAGAACTACAGCAGCTTGAGTTTGGACTGTGGCAAGCTGCCATAGAACCACACCCTCAGCATCCTCTCAGGAGAGAGGTAGTGGCAGGATCTGAAGGGCAGAAAGATGAAGCCAGGGCTGCAAGCTTGGAGAGGGGTTTAAACATAAAGAAGACTCTTTAAATTAAATAATCAGACAGGAGCATGAACCATTTTAATCTTTGTGAACTGAGTCCGCAGTGAAGTcccttccccagcacccaccaggtGACTCTTAAGACTGTTTCCTCATGCAGGAGTTGCTCAATTTGTTCAGTCACCATGACAGAAGTGTGTATTGCAGGCATCAGTCTTAAGCTAGTTCAAAAAAAGACCATGATgtagttcagaaaaatatttaatgagaaaAAGTAAGACTGAACTTAATGAAAGTGTACATATTTCATTTCTGGGCTAGCTGTCTATACAAGTTTAAAGTCATAAGCATAACTTCAGGATCTCCACTTTTTATGTCAAGTGCTTGCAGGAAACAGTTCAATGCCTCCTGTAATTTTCCATCATCTTTAAGTTTCTTCCCACTGTCTACCAAGGTATTGTAATCACCTATGGCAGGAGAGGAACTCTGACCAACCTCTTTTTCAGAGATGCTTTCCTGGGTGAAGTAGTCTATCTGCTCACCCGACTGCAGCTCAGCATCACCAGTGGATTCCTCCTGAGATGACTCTGTCTCATCTTCTTCAGACTGCTCAGAGGACATACTGTCTAGATGGAAAAATTGTTCACCTGTATCAAGCGTTTCTCCAGCAGGTTCTTCTTCGGGCTCAGCAGATTCCCCACTGCActcttcagctgcttcttccaCAAGGTTGTCGTGCTCCTCATCACTGTCGTCATTGTCTTCATCATCAGTGGTTCCCATTTCTCCTAATTCCTCAAACTCATCTACCACCTTGTTGATTAGAGATCGCCTGGAAGCAGTAGACCTGTTACCACTGTTAGTTAGTCGGGGAGAAAAGATGGCTTTTGCCATACTTCTGTCACATTTAGGAGTGGATGCACTAATTCCTTCCAGAAATTGAGGTACAGGGCTGTTCAAGGGAGAGGGCCTTTTTTCAGACTGGTTTTCCTCCAAGATCATAATAGAATGTTCTTCATCCTCACTGTCTGAAACAATTCTTCTTAAGCATTTCTTTCTACCAGAAGCAAAGGCACCAATGCTTTCCTCTGATGCTTCACTCCCCTGCAGGGAGTTATTTGGCTCTTCTTCAGCTGTGTGACAGGGTTTTCCACAGTTACTGTTCTCACTTAGCCAAGTTTTTATTGGAGATTTTTTTGTTGGAGATTTACAAAAGCTTTCTGCTTTTAGTTGGAAGCCCTCCTTTTCTGGGTGTTCCAGTGATCTTTCCTGATTTGAGGCATCTTGCCATCCATCTTCAGACTCTTCCAAGACCAGATTGAAGTCAACTTGATCCTGGAGAGATGGCACAGACATATCCTCCAAGCTGGCTTCCAACACACGAGACTTCTGGAGCCCAGCACGGATTTCTGGCGTAACATTTGATAAACTTGGCACTGCCGCAGCCAAAGCTAGCTCAGAAATGTCGTTCTTATCTGTCCCCAAGGCAGCAGGTGGGTCAAGTACCTGATCTGACATTTCTGCATCTCTCAGCCTTTTGGGATCGTCAGCCATACCAGACTCATTAGAGGAATGCTGATGCTGCCCAGACAAGCCATTCCCTGCCTCAGTCAAGCTGTCTGAATTTACATGGGAACTCAGTTCCTGTTTGAGACTCTGACTCTCTTTATCAAGTGGATGAAGTCCAGGTGATGATGGTATAGTGCTTGATTCAAGGTTTTGCTCAGATTCTTGTACCTTGGATTGTTTCACTGTCTGGCTGGTACTAAGCACCTCTGTATCCATACTGGACACACCTTGTGCCAGTTTCTCTTCATCCAAGTCGTTAATAGTCAAACTTGTCATTGTGGAGCTGACATTAAGAATCTGGATGTCCTTGTCCTCTGTAAGATCAATAACTCCATCATTTTCATGTTTATCAGCTACTGGTGGTGAAACAAAGTGGTTTATGTTGTTCAACTCTGGAGACAACTTCTTTGGCTTGGAAGGCAATTCTGGTGGTCTTTGCCCCATCTCTTCACAAACATTTCTGATACTCTCCATCCTCTGGTCTCTAAGATGAGACTCTAACTGAACTAGCTCATGGGCTTTCTGTACCCTCCGCTGAATGTACTGACGGGCTTCTTCACTCTCAACCTGCTCCTCATGAGCTATTTCCATCGTATATATCAGGTCATGATCAGAAATTCCAAACATTTCCAGGGAGTGCAAATAAGCAATGTGTTCATCCAGCTGCAGGTCAGTGTTTCTTTGGGTGGCATGCAAAGACTGCAGCTGGATCTGAGTTGCAGATGTTCGAGTATCTTCTAACGTAAAGAGCTCCCTTAGTTCCTGTTTGGAGAAATATCTAAATGGGTTCTTTTTGTCACCAGTAGTCTGTCTTATTAACGAATCCTTAAATACTTGTCGCCTGtatattttctcttccactgtaCCACAGGTAATCAGTCTATAAATGACTACATTCTCTTTTTGCCCAATCCTGTAAGCTCTGTCTACAGCCTGAGCATCTGTAGCTGGATTCCAGCTGGGATCAAAGATCACTACTCGACTGGCTGCTGTTAAGGTTATACCAACACCACCAACTTGTGTAGTGAGCAGGAAGACAGAATAGTCCTTGTTACTCTGAAAGGCATTAATGCGCTTCTCCCGTTCTGTTAGGTGGGCTATCGTTCCATCGATACGCATGATCTTGAATTGTCTGCAAGACAAGACATGCTCTATGATATCCAGCATCTTCCTTGACTGCGAGAAAACCAGGGTTCTGTGTCCCTCTTCTCGCAGTCTTTCTAGAAGTCCTACAAGGAACAGCATTTTCCCAGACTCTTGAATCACAGTTTCGTCAGAGAGATGATCTATTTCATTAGCGCCTGAAAGCATACCTGCTTCACTCCCGTGGCCCTGCTCAGAGTGCTCCTGTTCTTCCAAGCCCAGCTGGACACATGCTCTTGCAGGCAGAAGCCTGGGGTGGTCACACAGCTTCTTCAAGACAGTCAGCTCAGCCAAAGGTGATCGGGTTGTCATCAGCACTTCTTTCACATGATCCAGAGAGAGAAAGTTCCTGTAGATTTCTTCCTGCACTGGTGCCAAGTACACCCACACAACAAAGTCATTTTTCCTAGTGAGAGATGGCATGACTGGAGCACTATTCTCAGGAAGAGGAGCATCTGGTTTGTCAGCGTGATTGTTTTTGATATCTTCTTTGGTTCTTCTGAGGAAATACGGCTTTATAATTGTCATTAGATTCTCAGATATCTTTAGCCCCAGTGCTTTCTCACCTAGAGTTGCATCCTTCTCCCTTGCCCTAGTAATAGGATTCTCATATTCCATCTTAAAAGTTTTGGCCGTTCCCAAGAGAGATCCTTGGCATGCAAAGTCAAATAAGGACCACATTTCCCGCAGGTTGTTCTGCACTGGGGTGCCCGTGAGCAGGAGGCGATGCTTTGCAGGAATCGCATGCACACACTTCGTCGTTTTGTTAGAGGGGCACTTGATCTTATGTGCTTCATCGAGAATGACATAGTCCCAGACAAACTCCTGCTCGTGGCTGGTGGCAAGCTGCTTCCAGTTGTTAACGAGCATCTGGTAGCTCGTGATGATGATGCCGtccttcctctggacccgctccaggTTCCTGGTGCGCTCTGTCTTGCTGGTACCGTGGAACTCCTTGACACGCAGGCCGGGGGTCCAGCGAGCAAACTCTgccagccagctgctgaccagGGTGGTGGGCATGACAAGCAGGACGTGCTGGATGAGCTCAGCGTCAAACATGCCCGAGAGGAAGGCGATGACCTGGATGGTCTTGCCCAGGCCCATGTCATCCGCCAGAATGCCACCAGGCCTACCCTCCCGGTGCAGGCGGTACAGGAAGGCAACGCCTTCCCGCTGGTGCTGGAAGAGCTTCCCGTGCATCTCCCCGTAGATCAGCAGGCCGCTGCCGCACACATCCACgaagccttcctcctcctcctcctcctcctgctccgcCGCCGCGGCCAACACCTCCTCCACCCGCTGGATGCGGCCCTGCAGCTTCTCGCTGGGGCGGATGGCAGCCGCCAGCCGGAACAGTCGCAgcgcctcctccagctccccaccgcccgccgccgccttcgCGCTGCTCACCAGCCTGCGAGAGCCACCGTGAGGCACCGACCGCACCAGGACTGCCTacacccggcccggcccggcccgccgccccgctccccgggaCCTCCGCCGCTCCCGTCCTCCCTCGGGCCCATCGACCCCACCCCCCCGGGCCCATCCAATTcagcccaccccaccccgccGCTTACCCCCGGTaccgctcctcctcctcctgctgctgttgctgctccgccagccccggggccgcCATGGCGCCCGCGCTCCGGCTGCCGCCCCGCGCTTCAAACGCCACAGCTCTTCCCGTCATGCCCCGCGCCGCCCCGTGGACATGTAAATAAGAAGGCCCCGCAGCCAATCATCGCTCGGGGGCGGGGTCTCGGAGCGAAGTGACAGGTGCCGGTGAGCGCCCCGCTCCGGGTGGGTGC is drawn from Strix uralensis isolate ZFMK-TIS-50842 chromosome 13, bStrUra1, whole genome shotgun sequence and contains these coding sequences:
- the ERCC6L gene encoding DNA excision repair protein ERCC-6-like, yielding MAAPGLAEQQQQQEEEERYRGLVSSAKAAAGGGELEEALRLFRLAAAIRPSEKLQGRIQRVEEVLAAAAEQEEEEEEEGFVDVCGSGLLIYGEMHGKLFQHQREGVAFLYRLHREGRPGGILADDMGLGKTIQVIAFLSGMFDAELIQHVLLVMPTTLVSSWLAEFARWTPGLRVKEFHGTSKTERTRNLERVQRKDGIIITSYQMLVNNWKQLATSHEQEFVWDYVILDEAHKIKCPSNKTTKCVHAIPAKHRLLLTGTPVQNNLREMWSLFDFACQGSLLGTAKTFKMEYENPITRAREKDATLGEKALGLKISENLMTIIKPYFLRRTKEDIKNNHADKPDAPLPENSAPVMPSLTRKNDFVVWVYLAPVQEEIYRNFLSLDHVKEVLMTTRSPLAELTVLKKLCDHPRLLPARACVQLGLEEQEHSEQGHGSEAGMLSGANEIDHLSDETVIQESGKMLFLVGLLERLREEGHRTLVFSQSRKMLDIIEHVLSCRQFKIMRIDGTIAHLTEREKRINAFQSNKDYSVFLLTTQVGGVGITLTAASRVVIFDPSWNPATDAQAVDRAYRIGQKENVVIYRLITCGTVEEKIYRRQVFKDSLIRQTTGDKKNPFRYFSKQELRELFTLEDTRTSATQIQLQSLHATQRNTDLQLDEHIAYLHSLEMFGISDHDLIYTMEIAHEEQVESEEARQYIQRRVQKAHELVQLESHLRDQRMESIRNVCEEMGQRPPELPSKPKKLSPELNNINHFVSPPVADKHENDGVIDLTEDKDIQILNVSSTMTSLTINDLDEEKLAQGVSSMDTEVLSTSQTVKQSKVQESEQNLESSTIPSSPGLHPLDKESQSLKQELSSHVNSDSLTEAGNGLSGQHQHSSNESGMADDPKRLRDAEMSDQVLDPPAALGTDKNDISELALAAAVPSLSNVTPEIRAGLQKSRVLEASLEDMSVPSLQDQVDFNLVLEESEDGWQDASNQERSLEHPEKEGFQLKAESFCKSPTKKSPIKTWLSENSNCGKPCHTAEEEPNNSLQGSEASEESIGAFASGRKKCLRRIVSDSEDEEHSIMILEENQSEKRPSPLNSPVPQFLEGISASTPKCDRSMAKAIFSPRLTNSGNRSTASRRSLINKVVDEFEELGEMGTTDDEDNDDSDEEHDNLVEEAAEECSGESAEPEEEPAGETLDTGEQFFHLDSMSSEQSEEDETESSQEESTGDAELQSGEQIDYFTQESISEKEVGQSSSPAIGDYNTLVDSGKKLKDDGKLQEALNCFLQALDIKSGDPEVMLMTLNLYRQLAQK